In Planctomonas sp. JC2975, the genomic stretch GGCTCCGACACGAGGAACGCCCTCGCGACCTCGGCCGTGCTCAGTCCGCACACCATGCGCAGCGTGAGCGCGACGCGGGACTCCGGCGCGAGTGCTGGGTGACAGCAGGTGAAGACGAGACGAAGGCGGTCGTCCGACACGAACGATTCGTCGTCGTCATCGGTGAGGAGTGGGGATCCGGATGCCGCGGCGCGCTCCTCAGGGTCCACCAGCTTCGGCAGGGCCCTGCGTGAGACATCCGTGCGCCGCAGCAGGTCGAGCGCGCGATGCCTCGCCGCCGTGGTGAGCCACGCCCCGGGACTCGTCGGGATGCCGCGCGCTGGCCACGTCTCGAGCGCACGGGCATAGGCATCCTGCACGGCTTCCTCGGCGTCGTCGAGGTCTCCGGTGACGCGCACCGTCGCGGCGAGCACGAACGCCCACTCGCGGCGGTGCGCATCGGCCACGGCCGCGGCGACGGCGGCCGCCGCGGCCGGGCCGGTCGGGGCCATGTCAGCTCCGGATCGCGATGGGACGCAGCTCGATGCCGCCGTTCCGCACCGGAACCTGCTTGGCGATCGAGATCGCCTCGTCGAGGTCGGCGGCCCGCAGCACCCAGTAGCCGCCGAGCACCTCCTTGCTCTCCACGAAGACGCCGTCGGTCACGGTGACGTTGCCCTCGGCATCCGTTCGAACGGATGTCGCAGTCTCCGGCCCGGTCAGCGCGGCGCCGCCGAGGAGGTGGTCCGCGTAGGTCTCCATGAACGACTGGTACGGCGAGCTGACCTCCGTGCCGGGTGTTGGGGCGACGAACGCGGGATCGGGATGCACGAGCATCAGGTATTCAGCCATGGGATCATCCTTGTCTCTTGCAGTGGTGATGAGCC encodes the following:
- a CDS encoding YciI family protein — translated: MAEYLMLVHPDPAFVAPTPGTEVSSPYQSFMETYADHLLGGAALTGPETATSVRTDAEGNVTVTDGVFVESKEVLGGYWVLRAADLDEAISIAKQVPVRNGGIELRPIAIRS